The window CATCGATCTCTTCCCGGAGCGGCCCGCCCTGTGGGACTCCGAGGCGCGGACGCTGGCGTACAAGCCGGAGCGCAGGTACGTGGCGCAACTGGTTGCCGGGGGAGAGCCGCGCGCGGTTCTCAAGTATTACAGCGAGGAAGGATTCGCGATGGCGGACCCGAATGCCGGGGCCTTCCGCTCCCGCGGTCCGCTCCGGGTGGCGCGCCGGATCGGCCGGTCGGAACGGCGCCGCATCCTGGCGTTCGAATGGCTCGCGGGACGCCTGCTCTCCGAGGCGATCCTGGATCCGGAGCCGGATCTCGACGGGTTCGCCGCGGCCGGCGCAGCGCTGGCCGAACTGCACGCGCAGGATCCCCCCGGGCTCGCGATGCGGACGAGGCGGGAGGAAATCGGGACCTGGCTCGCCCTTGCGGAGGGGATCGCCTCCCTGCACCCCTCCGGGGAAGGGAGAGCCCGCTCGCTGGCGCGGCGGCTGGCATCCCTCTTCGGGACCGAACCCGCCGCGCTCCGGCCGGTCCACGGGGATTTCTACGCCCGGCAGGTGCTGGTGGACGGCGGCAAGGCGTCCCTTCTCGACCTGGACCGGGCCGCCCGGGGGGATCCGGCCGCCGACCTGGGCAGGTTCCTCGCCCACCTGCAGCGGGACGCGCTGCGAGGGGTTGTTCCCCCGGACCGCGTGGAGCCCGCCGGGGCCGCCCTGCTCGACGGCTACCGGCGCGCCTCGGGTTCGCACCTCCCTTCGACGGTCGAGCTGCATGAGGCCGCCGCGCTGCTCTCCCTGGCCGCCGACCCGTTCCGCCTCCGCGAGCCGGACTGGCCGCAGCGGATCGATGCGGTGCTGGAACGGGCGGAGAGGATTCTGGAGAAGGGAGGGGCGGTGATTTGAACGTCGTCGTGTCGGATACGTACGGCGTGGGGAAGGACCCGGCCCTGTCCTTCCTGTCGGACGCCATC of the Deltaproteobacteria bacterium genome contains:
- a CDS encoding phosphotransferase, encoding MLSPPDADLVRRERSLPGLSVLLDPEAFLDALRPHAPGAELRDASITYIRYKPGTNCLLAYRIGTGGGELSAYAKLHGSDSEVKLRKGREKEKASVPSPLGAGRIVLEEIPAVVVLFPNDGKLRALKELPDPAAWRRRLIDLFPERPALWDSEARTLAYKPERRYVAQLVAGGEPRAVLKYYSEEGFAMADPNAGAFRSRGPLRVARRIGRSERRRILAFEWLAGRLLSEAILDPEPDLDGFAAAGAALAELHAQDPPGLAMRTRREEIGTWLALAEGIASLHPSGEGRARSLARRLASLFGTEPAALRPVHGDFYARQVLVDGGKASLLDLDRAARGDPAADLGRFLAHLQRDALRGVVPPDRVEPAGAALLDGYRRASGSHLPSTVELHEAAALLSLAADPFRLREPDWPQRIDAVLERAERILEKGGAVI